The sequence below is a genomic window from Ciona intestinalis chromosome 1, KH, whole genome shotgun sequence.
CTTtaggacaaaaaaaaaacaatcgcccacaaagttacatttgtggtaactagtaagcgggcacaaagtATATAAAACGTATCATTCGTATAttataacgacggtcgttttccagccacgcaaggataaagcaagttacatgcATTCAACTTGAAAATAGATAAAGATGAAAATGTGTAGTTACCACAAAACTTCTCAACGATTCTGAATACATTGAGCCGTGTGACAGATTTATGCCTAATGTTGGTTTACACAGAAACGCTGTATTCCAAATCTCACGAGTCGCTGGCTTTTAGATTGAGTGTTCCACGctacaaataacattaaagCTGCCGCAACTCAGAATGCGATACCGTGTCGGACTTTTATAACTTATAGTGGATTATAAGGGATTGAAATGTCCACGACGGcctatatgttttattctctaacgtcatttagtagtaacaaatatttacagaattatgtaaccgtattcctacgactctaaaagagcgttgttaattgttaaaacacactagaAAATATAGTACATTATATGCTAACTCTATCCATAGTCACATATCCAACCCCATTTGACCTAGCTAGCCTATACATCAAAAGGCTAAGCCAGCAGACCACACATGTTGAAATGATTTACTGATAAGGGTGTATAGGCCCCGCACTACCAGCAAGACTACACCACTGTACACCTGTTTATGGGATTGTAACCACTTAACTTTATATAATGCGCAAATTTGCTCGCGTACCCGTTGTAGTGTATACTTTCGacaatatgtgttttatacaaaactccggctaaatacatttaaatagtgTATAAAGTACctttgtataatattaatgAAGTGTATAGGCTACTCATGGCATGTGTCGTTTCTGGCGTCTTACGTTGTTCAACTAACCTTTGCAATATACTTATAtcaacaaaacattaattataaCACGTTATATAgcttcctttttttaaatactgaaaCAGCCATTATGTTGctttcttttatatttgatCAGTTTTTAGTTCGTAGTACATCTACTGAAAATCTGctatgttttaaatgattatCACCTAATAAATTATATGCTGCGTTACCTTGATGACACCAACTAACTATACGACATTGTACGATAACTAACTGTACAATGTATTTCTTCTGCAGTTTAGCAAGAAGGTAATCCCTGTGGATCCATGTTACAACTCTACATTAATGCGAGCCGACCGTACAAATAAAGAGGTAAGTAtcccaatttattttttactgccTGATGTGAAGGTTCTGTCTGGGCATCTCTTGACTTTAAATACAAGTCGGCAAATGCAagccatttatttaaaacctccaatatatagtatatataatacCCCAGACTCCCCATAGACTTCCTATGTTTTAGCAATTAAAAATGCTCTTTCAGGGTCGTGAAGGtatggttatatatttctgtataaaCTCGTAATTTACTACTTGTtacgataaaaaaaatgtgtaatcTTTCCCCAACCCGCTATATAACCACAAAGTAAGCCTCAAATAAAGTCCCACACTTATTTATATTCTCAAAAATGATGGTTCAGAAACAAAACTAAGTTTAGGCTTAATTCAAAGTTAAAGACAGTTTAAATTGCCGTTTTTGGTTTTTGGTAATATCTTCCGATGCCGAGGCAATTGTTGCCCGCAAAAGTTCTAACTTTGCACGCaagaatgaataagttacatttaacgTTTCATTTAAAGCAGACAAAATAATGAATCTTCCTATTTGTTGGCAATGTATTTACGCTTTGGATCGTCGTTCAACCGTTTTAACAACTCGTTGTGTTACAGAACGTTCTCACGCGTCTACGGGACATGGAGACCTCTGATATTGCCAACTTTAAACTCGCACTGAAGAGCACACTTGATATCATTGCCGAAGTAAGAATTACGATTCTGTAGCGCGCTATGTGTGTTATTATGACGCAACTAAAACAACATGGTCAGAGCACAAGGGCAAAATATTGACGCAAAATTGAGCTTTCTggctttaaatgtttttatgttagGTGTAGATTATCACATCCTCGGTTATAATAACGAAgtattttggggtaatggcccaaATCTGCTAAATCCGAGggccttgacaaggacctggTCCACAATTAAAAGCAAAGGTCACGTGGGTATTACGTCATGATGTTTGTGACATATCAacattgttacatttttaccaaaagttGAAACTCCAAAGTAACTCAAATCCTTAGTAGCAAAGTTTTGGACTGACATGAAATATAGCGGGCCATGTTTGAAGTAAAGAAAGACAAACAAAGCAATCGGCCGTAACCCATAACTCTTAAACCCGCAACTACAGTCGTACATAATGGATATAAATAGAATGTACGGAGCTGTTTGTAAACTATATACATTAGTTCTATATATAGCGTCATTAGACCCCCTACATTGTAACGTTTCTATACAATAGCATTAATTAAGGACCCcgtatgttaattgtttaaaacaagatcaggatattatgtgctaaaggtgtcccatcttacccccacagtactatagatTAAATACAACGgcaatttcaactttttagtTTCAATTCATAGAATTAGTTCTGAATGTTAATTACACAGCACGTAGGCCTACTCGGTCAACGAAAGTACAAAcccaaaaagttttaaaaacaactttgattAAATCACACAGCATACGCCTATACCTATATACACACTCCTCTGCATACCCCAAATCCCAACACATTCACTTACCCTTTAACTCACATATACCCTACGACCCCATGCCTCCATCCAACCTCTAACCCCCAATAGCACCTATAACCCCCAAACAAGCTATAACCTCTTACACCCTTCCAGTTTCACAACAGAGGAGACGGCAGCGGTTGTGACTGCGAGATAATGTTGATCACCGATGGAGCGCCAGACAGCtaccaatatatatttgaCCAGGCCCACAACTTATCTATTTCCCAGGTAGCTTATGTCTACTACATGTTTGTTACGTAGataaataaatcaatgaactttattgtgacgtcacagagccATTTCCGAGTCTTCGCTTATCTGGTCGGACAGGACAAGAATTATCTCGAACCAGTTAAAGATATGGCGTGTAATAATAACGGCTTCTTCACTCAAGTAAAAAGCCCGACTGGTGTCACAGAACAAGTCTTGGTAAGACTAAacgtaatttatttatcctcgcgctgcggggcaacgacagttataacacagatgttctgttttatacatagcATGTTcacttacgaattaccatgtatataatgtagggaaatatgggatatcgTTGGCATTTAAATCCCATATGTTGCTTGGTCGTGTTtcgaacaattaacaactctctTTTAGAGTTAAGAATAcggttatttttatatttctgtaaatattgttaatttactACCAATGCGACGAAAAAGGTGAATGAAAATTtggtccatcttaccccaccctactattataaatgttttaactttcttaaaattaaataaaagacatTCCGGTTTTGTAAGacactttaaattttaggttCACTATGCTTTAACTCTCGTATATTCCACGACCACCACTCGCATTTGCAAATTATAGCGAACTAGATTgaattgtttatatagtttCTGGCGATATATGGCCCGAGCGTTTTATACGACCAAGACCCTCGCCTACTTCATTGCAATGCTATTTAAATgtacaagttaaaatatatttttttgtgacgAAAATCACCAAAGTTTATGTTACGTTGCTTACGtttctttaaatttcttttattttaaagcatcACGTTAACGTCATGAATCGACCTCTCGCGTATCAGGGCGACCACCACGTGACGTGGACAAAGGCGTATTATGACACAACAAATGGGGACGAGGTGACTTTTTCGttctattaaatattaatgaaacGACCTGGAGAAGAATAACCATATTATTTAGTCAACAGTTACAGCCAAAATACCCAAGAGACACAATAGATCTAACGAACATGATATGATACTTACTCGATTACTAAAACATAGGAATTTGCTATGCGGCCCAAAGGTTATTTAGAGTCGAATTTGTTAGAAATGATATGCAGTATGCTTTCATACATGAGCAGtcatatacataaaatattaaagttacaGTTTTACACGTTTTTAAGCAATACTTTAACAGAAATAatttgggtaagatgggatatctttagcacataaacgAAGTCGGTCGTTTGTAGTATATAACGCGTTTTCTGATGAAAGACGTTTATAATACGAATTAGAATTACAACAATTCATagacaatgttttattatcaaGCTATAGGCGTAACATAGTCTTCTGTTTGGTAATCCGCCAGCAATTCTGGCATAAATCCACGATCCCGTGGCGTGTCTAGCAACTGgccctcacccatatagtatAGACTATGCATACAGTGTTGGGTAATGAGCTAATCCTGCCCTAAAGCCCATGTCCCGTTTAGTCGTTAAGCCTCACTGCATTACACCAGCATCATGGGTATTTGAATCGCCGCCGAGTTTTTACTTGTAATCTACAAATGACTATGAAAGTTAAATTTCATACAGAAGAGTTCAGCATTTGAGGCGTCGACGTACCGTTTGTCTAATATGCTGAAATACATTATACTGTATTGTATTTACTTTACAAGTCGACTTTTttgaattaatattaaaaccacaCTTTACAGACCTTCTGTATACATTGGTGTAGGCCTATACATCTATTAAAGATAATTAAccttaaacattttctttcatGCAGGGTTTCGGTTTGATAAGCACTGTTGCTTCCACAGTCTACAAGATGGTGCCCGGGGAACCGACTGCGTTCCTGGGTATAATGGCAACTGACGTGCCCATAAGTGACATGATGAATAGCATGCCCATAAACAGGTTTGTAATCGACGTGTGCGAATATGTAGTGCTGGCGTCACAAACGAATCTACAAACTATTGCTGGATGTATTACAATAATAGTAAcggttgtatgaaacagaactcccTATAGTTAAAACGACAGCTGGTGCCACGCAACGGAAAGATTAATCATTCACATTCATTAATTCGTACATACTGGAACAGATATACTTTATTAGTTTAATCAGTTCATCGTTATTTAAACGTCGATTTTCACTAACGTTGCGATCTGTGTTTATTTCCCAATAATCAATGGTTTACTTTACACGTAAAAGAGACACCGGTAGAGAACTCAAGCGACCTTATCCGCCAAAAGAAAAGAATGTAACCCGCTTTATcttgcgtggtggggcaactacagtcgttgtaacacgaatgttctgtttcatactcatCGAGCCCGCTTACGGctacgtatgcaactttgtgtgtgattgtttcaatgtatgactgacaatttagacaactcgttagtgaccattgggttgaatCAATCATCATTAAGGGTCTTGCTCACATACGCCCAAAATGGTACCACTAACGAAACTTGAACCCGCACCTTCTACATTTAGACTAGAGGCAGGTCTCCAGCCATTGTGCCACAGTCATTGTGCCGGTGGCACGCAAAAGGGCGCCGGACAAGCACCCAAACGACGcttaaattgttgtttatctTCAGGATTGGCGTGAACGCTTACGTATACATGGTCACCAACAATGCCTACGTTATGTTTCACCCATGGTTGGAAACAAAGTACGTTGGTTGGGATGGGAAGGTTAAAACTAAGCTTGATTACAACAGGTCAGCATTTGGAGAATTTTGTTGGCACTTAAGTATCCCATGTACCGTTTTgggttatagtagggtgaggaaagacgggacacttttagcacgttATACCAAGTAGCTTGATCGTgttgtaacaaataaaaacggtctatggggttCGTaagaatgcggttttataattctttgaatgttctttgtttagtaaatgggatgaaaaaatagagtgaaaggtgtcccatcttccccaccctactatatattgtaagtACAAGACTAGGGCTTTTATGTGATTAAGTGTCATAATATAGTCTGTGTGGTTCATTAAtttgtatagtactgtggggtaagatgaatgccattagcacataatatcccatattttcgtatcctatttttaccaattaacaacgcttttatGTCCAATCTTACTCaatcaaatttatattaatttatttgatttatgtTAACACCAAAAACTGTTTCAAAGTAAAAAGCAACCCAATGGACTTTAATACTGTACTTAATTacgttaaaaataactttttctttctgttcactttgaacttttaaatttaattaaataagcCACAACTAAGTTGCTGCTGGTAGTCCGTCTGTTATTTCACTTTTGTCTGGttgtaatttaatttcagTCATTTGATTGACTTGCACTTTGCCTACAAAAGGCACTTTGCCAATACCCAGAGCAGCTTGTGTTAATTTAGGCCTTCAAGCTTCTAAACTTGAAGCATGGGGCATTGAACTCCTTAAAGATAGACGGGGAAACTAATTtggtttttaacaaagttaaaattattgatGACTTTATTTCTAATTGccattaaaaccaaaaaataccttttagcctataaatttaattgctctgatcaatataataaaatattacattcaCATTACACTATAGATTACTAGCTATTgtacaaacataaacaactaTAGTAGGTTAGTTTGgtataatacattttattttcacatcaCAGCATAGACATTGACAAGTTGGAAAAGGATGACGGACACGCTGAAATTAGGTCAGCTTTGGTAAATAGAAGAACTGGACAAGTTTCAACCAAGCAACATTACACACCTCTGGATAACGacatggtaaatataacaGTGTATGAACTTGGCATGTATTTACGactttacatatatagtaactcGTATGCCGGCACAAAGTtcatgaaacagaaaacccatgttaacaattgtcgttgctccaccacacaagaataaattagTTACTTTGGTTAAACTTTGTTGGTCTAAAACTACAATAATAATGCTTTTAATGAAATAAGTCAAGTttggtgttcatacaccaaATAAAGTGTATAGACCAACTATTTAACTATACTATCTTActgagaatgaatgaatgtatataCGTCAACTTTGTGCTTACCGCTCTTTACATAACAACatacatgtttaaatttacagaaGTCACTCCTAATATCAAGTGGTGTGTATTACTTTGTGCCTGTGGCTGACACTCCATTCAGTTTAGCCATGTTTCTACCATCTAAGTATGGCCACACCAAAGTCAACTACTCAGCTAACCTACGATCTATAAGATATGATGCTATCATTGATGAGGTGCATTGTAATGAGGTGAGATAACTGtgctaataaaaaaagtataaggTATTTAGTAGTGCCACACGTAGGGCCTATGCATGGGATGTAGGTCTGTTACCCCAACACCGAAGAGTACTACTGTCTAGAGCCCATTGAGGCAGTTAAGTACACCGAACAAAAGAGAGTAGGCTATAATGTATTAGGTAACTAAAGGATATCGGGTTCTATGCTTTACGTCGCAACTGTTGTAGTTATGTGTGTCTTATGGCAAACAACTTTACTGTTTACTGCTTCAATCCAGCAGTCACTAATATGTTTTAgctgttggggtaatgagcctaAAGCCAGACTTGAAACCTGGGATGTGAGTCTATTACCCCAGCACCTATGGTGTCATCTATAGGCTACCTTACTATGGCAGTTTATAGGCACTTAACAGCCTATACATTATTTGGTTGTaaattggaaatattttaatatttgtttaatgtttatattaggATGTAGGTTCATTACTTTTAGTGTAAATTCTGAAgaattaacttgtttatttgtcAGGTGCAGAAACAAATGCGAAGAAATGACTGGGTTGAGATTGATCGTATCGCTGCTATATGTTCATTAAGGTATAGCGACGTTAGTGTTGCTGAAACTTGGAGATATTGCTGGTTtaagaacaaacaaagcatTGAAGAAATGGGATGGTTGTCGCAAATAGACATGCTGAAGCGATATCTCCTCTCTCCGAATAGCCAGACCATAAAATGTAAGAAATGTCACTTTTGGGGGAGGTGTTAAATTATGTATGGGGTGATTGTGACCTCAGGTTtgacattgtgatgtcataatctaCTTCACAGGTAACCAGGAGTTGGTGAATGGAGTATTGTTTGATGTTTATCTTACAGCGACACTTCAGTCTGTTTGGTCAGAACAAAAAATGCATCAAAATACTTCAGGGTGGGTGTGTGTTTAAACAGTTGTAGCCGGACAtattacacttttttaaaacagcttttccagcatttatttgtgtatcGACATTTGAAGTTTTATAAAAGGGCATCTTTATCAGCGTGAATGACACTTATCAATACAAAATACCAATAcactaatatatagtacacTGGTTTTAGTACTTTGGTACTTTGCACAGTTGAGTGTCAATTACTTCGCTGAAGATCACTTGTATAGAATGTGGAAACAACGAAACACAAACAAATGCctaattatatgttttataaatgtgttgTGATAATGTGCTGTTAAGTTGTAAACAAGAGGTAAAATGACAAGAAAAGCGATATATATAAGTCTATTTTAGGGAAGTTTTGAAACCATTTATCCCATTGTACTATCATAGCATAATAGGAAATTATAGACTGTCTTGGTCCCAAAAGCCACATTAAAATCATTGTGTTGcagatttaaatataaccTTATGACAGGGTGCAGTTTGGACCTATTTTTTTCCGAATGTAGCAGATCAATGATAAAAGAGACTAAAGTTATCTCTTGGCTCCCCCACTGCCTATAATACTTACTTTTCACTTCTGTGGTTGCAGAAGTATATATTCAGGGATGTAGTGAAATAAGAGACTGTTCTTAGTCCTGCAAAACACATACTGTCTAAATTTAGTCGCATGACATTTAGGATGACATTAGTCACATTAACccttgtgggcgtatgtgtctttgggcaaaacactttctggcaattgctccaacccaatgggcACTAATGGATTacctaaattgtcagccatgcagaaaaaTGACAACCTCATAGTTACATACTctagtaagctggcacgatgtatatgaaacagaacatctgtgttataacgattgctGTTTTCCTGCCAACGccaagataaagcaagttacattcattcatattatttaacaataaatttcTTCCCACATTCTAGCAAAGGCATTGAGATGACCTTCTTTATCTCCCGAAGTGGTGTAGTGAGAAAGTATTGGCACACAGATGCACAAGATGCTTATAAGGAAGATAGGAATGTTGTATTTAGGTAAATATTGATGGCAAATGGATATGTGTTTTGCTTTGgagtatattattttaaaagaggtttattttaaaagaggtTTAAAGAATGGCATGTTGAAAATCCTGGGACCTTTATATATTGCCcctatatttttttgttttaaatgactTGGTTCATAGTTACCGATCaaccaaaatgtttttatgctCACATTTttgacaactgggttggagaaatgtctgtttaatgttatatacAAGAATAGATGTGTTGTTACTGGAACCATTGTCAAGCATCAAACCCGGTATCTCTCAGTTACGATACAAGCGTCTAACCACTCAGCCACAGTGCTTAGCCTACTTTTTTTATACTCTGCTGTATATTTGTATCCTATATCCTGCAGCTTAAATACTACTTTAATttgatgttaaaattttaacttgtacTTTGTTCTAGATTTGATAAATTGGAATACCCGTTAATATACAGACGAGCTGTAACTCAACCTAAAGATAGTTGGTTGTATGTTGTACCCCCTACCACACGTGGTAACAATAAACAAGTTGTGTTTGCTGCAAAAGCTGTGAGACAAAAAGAAGCAATTATGGGaggtaataatatatattctgGTGTCATTAATGCAAGATTACACATTTTCAAAGAATGACAATATAACATATTGCACTCTACAGTACACTATATGAGTAAGGCCATACTGTGAAGCACTGTAAGACATCAACAGGACCTGGGACTAATCCAGAGTTGGATCATTACCCCAGAACCCAACATGCTACCACATAGATTACCTATTAAAACCAGTATTTATTTGGCCAATTCCAAAAATCTATTTGGTATAATGTTTGAATAATGagccaaccctggcctaaatctcaggttccatgCCATGCTTTGCTATAGAACCTCACCTATATAATTTTATCTCCCTAGTGTCGGGTTTGATGCTCGGATACGAAAGTTTTGCTTCTTTGTTCTGGGATGAAGTGGCGCAAGTGTATGGGGTGGACTGTATGGATAGGGTAAGTAGGGTTGTAGTATTAAGTGTGAAGATTGTAGCCTAACCCCTCTTGCTCAAATATTGTGGTTCCTCATGGGACTAAATTGTAAGTCATAtggtaaaaaaaggaaaacacaaaaaaataatcaccaacaaatttaaatacaaggtaacttgtaaacggcatgaggtgtatgcaactgtgttataacaactgtcgctgCCAAGTCTTACTTTCCTTTATttattcagatttttttttatattttcaaaaagcAACTTATTAATCATTTAAACCTCATTGTTAGACGAACAAAAGGTTTTGTTACCTCGTGGATGACAATGCAAAGATTGTTCTTTCCAAGGAGAATCAAGAAGTGAGTTTATGAAttgaaaaaactttataaacagaaacaatgtttttttttattctactttatgtgggtgaggttcagCGTGGTACGATTTagagatttaggtcagagaGTTAACTTAATTAACAAATATGTGTTCAACTTGTAGCttctatgtttttgttttctactaaaCAAGTATTTTTACCTCAAAATTCCCCTTTATGATGTCAAAAGGTTGGTCGTTTCTTTGGCGAAATAAACGGGCACGTAATGAACCAATTAATCGAGGCGAAAGTTTTCGACCGTATCGTGTTAACCGATGAGACAGCAATGTGTCAAGTTAAACAGACAAAGAAAAATGTGGGCTCGGCCGCTTCTAATGTTCGGTATAACTTGGTGAGTGTCTTAATCATTTTTAACCGCTTAGCAGACAACTTGTGGTATAATATGTGGTACATGTAAGTTCTTCAACCAGGtcgtataaaaaacaatcacccacaaaattacattcatggtaacttgCAATCGAGCACatggtatatgaaacagaacatccgtgttacaTCGTCCATTGTTTTCCAGACATGCGagtataaagcaagttattaGTCTAACAatcaactttttaattttagccaTTCTTCTCAGTATGGTCTTACTTTATGTGGTGGACGAAGGAACTGGTTgtgtaagtttatatttatacttaaacaatttgtatttaaatcttttaaacaaaacgtaaCATTAGTATACATTTCTTgatcaaatgtttaaaacaattggaaagacaaaaattt
It includes:
- the LOC100184178 gene encoding voltage-dependent calcium channel subunit alpha-2/delta-3-like isoform X3, which produces MKLKTWSIRVQYFLVTFLSLSLHMQWICTTCFAVSLGAQASNNELAQSFGAALNVKATLYSGYAAMQSTYENRLNAGVFTVHRLNGTKLIKTMAADLEKMLNRKRLAVERLVQVAERHAAKYDWDKEPSDEYNNIQYINAPEPSNIEEDDYASLRKQMQFKSDARFERDVNKNTSIVQVPFNVYSKGTKLLKSVGWSKALNQQFKRNLELEPSLKWQYFGSTEGYIRVYPGFQWRMRAGPHDQLNIYDCRTRLWYTQSSTYPKDMIILLDRSGSMKGLKKSIAIDAVSALLDTLGDNDFFNVLTFSKKVIPVDPCYNSTLMRADRTNKENVLTRLRDMETSDIANFKLALKSTLDIIAEFHNRGDGSGCDCEIMLITDGAPDSYQYIFDQAHNLSISQSHFRVFAYLVGQDKNYLEPVKDMACNNNGFFTQVKSPTGVTEQVLGFGLISTVASTVYKMVPGEPTAFLGIMATDVPISDMMNSMPINRIGVNAYVYMVTNNAYVMFHPWLETKYVGWDGKVKTKLDYNSIDIDKLEKDDGHAEIRSALVNRRTGQVSTKQHYTPLDNDMKSLLISSGVYYFVPVADTPFSLAMFLPSKYGHTKVNYSANLRSIRYDAIIDEVHCNEVQKQMRRNDWVEIDRIAAICSLRYSDVSVAETWRYCWFKNKQSIEEMGWLSQIDMLKRYLLSPNSQTIKCNQELVNGVLFDVYLTATLQSVWSEQKMHQNTSGKGIEMTFFISRSGVVRKYWHTDAQDAYKEDRNVVFRFDKLEYPLIYRRAVTQPKDSWLYVVPPTTRGNNKQVVFAAKAVRQKEAIMGVSGLMLGYESFASLFWDEVAQVYGVDCMDRTNKRFCYLVDDNAKIVLSKENQEVGRFFGEINGHVMNQLIEAKVFDRIVLTDETAMCQVKQTKKNVGSAASNVRYNLPFFSVWSYFMWWTKELVVLLANVALYNWWTLAVVSQPVQANIRNQPNYRPCNQKYEVFVANRSKTPYTNRTWCKDNYAMLCEGEFGVFNVSNSNLFLIVTEQLWASDFERERCNCSGKSEPFSPIRGLEVEAAMEDTCWRAKIIKERKRPLSCLQAKEGAPVKEQPCTTEVKPPTNSGAKLLPFWGGIAAKSSKGLRTFYSAWISCLTIHMVVIAVFSVICDGSLLRSPVL
- the LOC100184178 gene encoding voltage-dependent calcium channel subunit alpha-2/delta-3-like isoform X2 gives rise to the protein MKLKTWSIRVQYFLVTFLSLSLHMQWICTTCFAVSLGAQASNNELAQSFGAALNVKATLYSGYAAMQSTYENRLNAGVFTVHRLNGTKLIKTMAADLEKMLNRKRLAVERLVQVAERHAAKYDWDKEPSDEYNNIQYINAPEPSNIEEDDYASLRKQMQFKSDARFERDVNKNTSIVQVPFNVYSKGTKLLKSVGWSKALNQQFKRNLELEPSLKWQYFGSTEGYIRVYPGFQWRMRAGPHDQLNIYDCRTRLWYTQSSTYPKDMIILLDRSGSMKGLKKSIAIDAVSALLDTLGDNDFFNVLTFSKKVIPVDPCYNSTLMRADRTNKENVLTRLRDMETSDIANFKLALKSTLDIIAEFHNRGDGSGCDCEIMLITDGAPDSYQYIFDQAHNLSISQSHFRVFAYLVGQDKNYLEPVKDMACNNNGFFTQVKSPTGVTEQVLHHVNVMNRPLAYQGDHHVTWTKAYYDTTNGDEGFGLISTVASTVYKMVPGEPTAFLGIMATDVPISDMMNSMPINRIGVNAYVYMVTNNAYVMFHPWLETKYVGWDGKVKTKLDYNSIDIDKLEKDDGHAEIRSALVNRRTGQVSTKQHYTPLDNDMKSLLISSGVYYFVPVADTPFSLAMFLPSKYGHTKVNYSANLRSIRYDAIIDEVHCNEKQMRRNDWVEIDRIAAICSLRYSDVSVAETWRYCWFKNKQSIEEMGWLSQIDMLKRYLLSPNSQTIKCNQELVNGVLFDVYLTATLQSVWSEQKMHQNTSGKGIEMTFFISRSGVVRKYWHTDAQDAYKEDRNVVFRFDKLEYPLIYRRAVTQPKDSWLYVVPPTTRGNNKQVVFAAKAVRQKEAIMGVSGLMLGYESFASLFWDEVAQVYGVDCMDRTNKRFCYLVDDNAKIVLSKENQEVGRFFGEINGHVMNQLIEAKVFDRIVLTDETAMCQVKQTKKNVGSAASNVRYNLPFFSVWSYFMWWTKELVVLLANVALYNWWTLAVVSQPVQANIRNQPNYRPCNQKYEVFVANRSKTPYTNRTWCKDNYAMLCEGEFGVFNVSNSNLFLIVTEQLWASDFERERCNCSGKSEPFSPIRGLEVEAAMEDTCWRAKIIKERKRPLSCLQAKEGAPVKEQPCTTEVKPPTNSGAKLLPFWGGIAAKSSKGLRTFYSAWISCLTIHMVVIAVFSVICDGSLLRSPVL
- the LOC100184178 gene encoding voltage-dependent calcium channel subunit alpha-2/delta-3-like isoform X1 — encoded protein: MKLKTWSIRVQYFLVTFLSLSLHMQWICTTCFAVSLGAQASNNELAQSFGAALNVKATLYSGYAAMQSTYENRLNAGVFTVHRLNGTKLIKTMAADLEKMLNRKRLAVERLVQVAERHAAKYDWDKEPSDEYNNIQYINAPEPSNIEEDDYASLRKQMQFKSDARFERDVNKNTSIVQVPFNVYSKGTKLLKSVGWSKALNQQFKRNLELEPSLKWQYFGSTEGYIRVYPGFQWRMRAGPHDQLNIYDCRTRLWYTQSSTYPKDMIILLDRSGSMKGLKKSIAIDAVSALLDTLGDNDFFNVLTFSKKVIPVDPCYNSTLMRADRTNKENVLTRLRDMETSDIANFKLALKSTLDIIAEFHNRGDGSGCDCEIMLITDGAPDSYQYIFDQAHNLSISQSHFRVFAYLVGQDKNYLEPVKDMACNNNGFFTQVKSPTGVTEQVLHHVNVMNRPLAYQGDHHVTWTKAYYDTTNGDEGFGLISTVASTVYKMVPGEPTAFLGIMATDVPISDMMNSMPINRIGVNAYVYMVTNNAYVMFHPWLETKYVGWDGKVKTKLDYNSIDIDKLEKDDGHAEIRSALVNRRTGQVSTKQHYTPLDNDMKSLLISSGVYYFVPVADTPFSLAMFLPSKYGHTKVNYSANLRSIRYDAIIDEVHCNEVQKQMRRNDWVEIDRIAAICSLRYSDVSVAETWRYCWFKNKQSIEEMGWLSQIDMLKRYLLSPNSQTIKCNQELVNGVLFDVYLTATLQSVWSEQKMHQNTSGKGIEMTFFISRSGVVRKYWHTDAQDAYKEDRNVVFRFDKLEYPLIYRRAVTQPKDSWLYVVPPTTRGNNKQVVFAAKAVRQKEAIMGVSGLMLGYESFASLFWDEVAQVYGVDCMDRTNKRFCYLVDDNAKIVLSKENQEVGRFFGEINGHVMNQLIEAKVFDRIVLTDETAMCQVKQTKKNVGSAASNVRYNLPFFSVWSYFMWWTKELVVLLANVALYNWWTLAVVSQPVQANIRNQPNYRPCNQKYEVFVANRSKTPYTNRTWCKDNYAMLCEGEFGVFNVSNSNLFLIVTEQLWASDFERERCNCSGKSEPFSPIRGLEVEAAMEDTCWRAKIIKERKRPLSCLQAKEGAPVKEQPCTTEVKPPTNSGAKLLPFWGGIAAKSSKGLRTFYSAWISCLTIHMVVIAVFSVICDGSLLRSPVL